One Brassica napus cultivar Da-Ae chromosome C2, Da-Ae, whole genome shotgun sequence DNA window includes the following coding sequences:
- the LOC125581930 gene encoding defensin-like protein 7, with protein sequence MNMVLGQEMCEAKSINFKGMCLKWRNCKQVCISEGFPDGRCKGFIRKCVCRKFCLLN encoded by the coding sequence ATGAACATGGTTCTAGGACAAGAAATGTGCGAAGCAAAGAGCATAAATTTCAAGGGAATGTGTTTGAAGTGGAGGAATTGCAAACAAGTATGTATAAGCGAAGGTTTTCCTGATGGTCGCTGCAAGGGATTTATCCGCAAATGCGTTTGCAGGAAATTTTGCCTTTtgaactaa